A genomic segment from Corylus avellana chromosome ca5, CavTom2PMs-1.0 encodes:
- the LOC132181576 gene encoding cysteine-rich repeat secretory protein 38-like → MVSSRLVFFLSAIFIFTAQAVAQPAIFIFTTQSVAQPALLYQLCSNDKGNYTADSTYEANLNRLLSSLYTNTEIDYGFYNSSYGQNSDQAYAIGLCRGDINPDVCRGCLNNATSLLRQRCPNQKEAIVWYDYCMLRYSNRSILGVEETSPSLYMWNVNNVSANYVNQFNDDLSSLLESLRSQAVAGDSLRKFATGDGTAPESITLYGLVQCTPDLC, encoded by the coding sequence ATGGTTTCCTCTAGGTTAGTTTTCTTCCTCTCTGCCATTTTCATATTCACTGCTCAAGCAGTCGCGCAGCCTGCCATTTTCATATTCACTACTCAGTCAGTCGCGCAGCCAGCCTTACTTTATCAGTTATGTTCAAACGACAAGGGAAACTACACTGCTGACAGTACCTATGAGGCAAACCTCAATCgcctcctctcctctctctaCACCAACACAGAAATTGACTACGGGTTCTACAATTCCTCTTATGGCCAAAACTCTGACCAAGCATATGCAATTGGACTTTGTAGAGGAGATATTAACCCAGATGTTTGCCGTGGTTGCCTCAATAACGCTACGTCTCTTCTCAGGCAGCGCTGTCCCAATCAGAAGGAGGCAATTGTATGGTACGACTACTGTATGTTACGCTACTCAAACCGCTCCATTTTGGGCGTCGAGGAAACTAGTCCAAGTTTATATATGTGGAACGTGAACAACGTATCGGCCAATTACGTGAATCAATTTAACGATGATCTTAGCAGCTTGTTGGAAAGCCTAAGAAGTCAAGCTGTAGCAGGTGATTCTCTTCGTAAGTTTGCAACAGGAGATGGAACCGCACCAGAATCTATAACATTATACGGACTTGTGCAGTGCACACCTGATTTGtgttaa